A stretch of the Solanum dulcamara chromosome 6, daSolDulc1.2, whole genome shotgun sequence genome encodes the following:
- the LOC129892111 gene encoding importin subunit alpha, whose protein sequence is MHRTGEPTAQQPSTAQTLDQINQILSHLLPFSLSIKSFTSRWQVLRSKLATVKSLLTEISDSPHWSENELLPTLLPNLFSTVLRVQTLCEQCSDPEKTPGKLLMQSDLDMASGWLSKQIHHLDLLCRSGVLRQSTAIVLSHPSSNSTKDDLILYVRDVFTRIQIGGVEFKKKALESLIQLLSEDEKSAGLVAKEGHVGYLINLLDLNTDPSIREQAVLAVSMLVSLSEQARKCVFEEGALGPLLRIIESGSVTMKERAALAVECITNDPENAWAISAYGGVPVLLDLCKSGSVTAQIHGIGAIKNVSTNEDVRIALTEEGAIPVLLQLMVSGKASAQEKAANCIAILASSGEYYRELLIQEKGLQRLLHLLHESSSSDTLEYVLRAIHSLSSTDCASRILSSYTTFTIQLAELIKHGSLMIQYISASLLANLSISEEKKRAIAGCMGSLVKLMESAKPDGLQEVAANALVSLLAVKSNRKELVKDEKSVMKLVQMLDAKNDAVSKKFPVAVVAAIMAGGSQGCRKRLVEAGAYGHLQKLGEAEVAGAKKALQRLSGNRLKSIFTRTWSN, encoded by the coding sequence ATGCATCGTACCGGCGAACCAACAGCTCAGCAGCCTTCTACGGCTCAAACCCTTGACCAAATCAACCAGATTCTCTCTCATCTACTGCCCTTTTCTCTTTCTATCAAGTCTTTCACTTCTCGCTGGCAAGTTCTCCGGTCGAAGCTTGCTACCGTTAAGTCCCTTTTGACGGAAATATCTGATTCTCCTCACTGGTCGGAAAATGAGCTTCTTCCGACGCTGCTCCCTAATCTTTTTTCTACTGTTCTTCGTGTTCAGACTCTTTGTGAGCAATGTTCTGACCCGGAGAAGACTCCCGGTAAGCTACTGATGCAGTCGGACCTCGATATGGCTTCTGGGTGGTTGTCTAAGCAGATCCATCATCTCGACCTTCTTTGCCGTTCCGGTGTACTCCGTCAGTCTACTGCTATTGTCCTCTCCCACCCTTCGTCTAACTCTACCAAAGACGATTTAATCCTTTATGTCAGAGACGTCTTTACTAGAATTCAGATCGGCGGCGTTGAGTTCAAGAAAAAGGCTTTGGAATCGTTGATTCAGCTGCTCTCTGAGGATGAAAAATCAGCTGGTCTTGTTGCAAAAGAAGGACATGTTGGGTACTTGATTAATTTACTTGACCTTAATACGGATCCTTCTATACGTGAACAGGCAGTTCTTGCGGTATCAATGCTTGTATCCTTGAGTGAACAGGCAAGGAAATGCGTGTTTGAAGAGGGTGCTTTGGGTCCTTTACTGAGAATCATTGAGTCTGGTTCGGTTACGATGAAGGAAAGAGCTGCCTTGGCAGTGGAATGCATCACAAATGACCCAGAAAATGCTTGGGCAATCTCAGCTTATGGTGGTGTCCCTGTACTTCTGGACCTATGTAAATCTGGTTCGGTCACTGCACAAATTCATGGTATTGGGGCTATCAAGAATGTTTCCACAAATGAAGATGTTCGAATTGCATTAACAGAAGAAGGTGCAATTCCTGTTCTTTTACAGTTGATGGTTTCAGGCAAAGCATCAGCACAAGAAAAGGCAGCAAATTGCATTGCGATTCTTGCTTCATCTGGTGAGTACTATCGGGAATTGTTAATTCAAGAAAAGGGGTTGCAGAGATTACTTCATTTGCTTCATGAATCATCAAGTTCTGATACATTAGAATACGTTTTACGGGCAATTCATTCGTTATCTTCTACCGATTGTGCGTCAAGGATTCTTTCATCATATACCACGTTTACTATTCAGTTAGCAGAGCTTATAAAACATGGTAGCTTAATGATACAGTACATTTCCGCTTCATTGCTTGCAAATTTATCCATTAGTGAAGAAAAGAAGAGGGCTATTGCTGGGTGCATGGGGTCTTTGGTGAAGCTGATGGAATCAGCTAAACCAGATGGGCTGCAAGAGGTGGCTGCTAATGCGTTAGTTTCACTATTGGCTGTGAAGTCGAATAGGAAGGAATTGGTTAAGGATGAGAAGAGTGTGATGAAGTTGGTCCAAATGTTGGATGCCAAGAACGATGCGGTCTCGAAGAAGTTTCCAGTGGCAGTGGTGGCGGCAATCATGGCGGGCGGGAGCCAGGGTTGTCGGAAGCGGCTAGTGGAGGCTGGAGCATACGGACATTTGCAGAAGCTGGGAGAGGCGGAGGTTGCTGGGGCTAAGAAGGCCTTGCAGAGACTCTCAGGCAATAGGCTAAAGAGCATATTCACAAGGACTTGGAGTAATTAG